In Massilia forsythiae, one DNA window encodes the following:
- a CDS encoding GDP-mannose 4,6-dehydratase gives MREGEGRRALITGLRGFTGVYMARELEAAGYEVLGTVMPGDATGPGVFAVDLCDRAVVAAMVEQARPDVVVHLAGIAFVGHADAEQFYRVNVAGTRNLLEALAACAHKPSCVLLASSANIYGNARVALIDEDVAPMPANDYAVSKLAMEYMARLWMDRLPIVIARPFNYTGVGQGEQFLLPKIVAHFRQGARRIELGNLAIARDFSDVRTVARSYRRLLAAAPAGGTFNICSGQSHALQSVIDMMSDIAGYRIEVHVNPAFVRANEVQTLAGSNARLAAATGPVEPVPLVETLRWMYRA, from the coding sequence ATGCGCGAAGGCGAGGGCAGGCGCGCGCTGATCACCGGCCTGCGCGGCTTCACCGGCGTCTACATGGCGCGCGAACTCGAAGCCGCCGGCTACGAGGTGCTCGGCACCGTGATGCCGGGCGACGCGACCGGGCCCGGCGTGTTCGCCGTCGACCTGTGCGACCGCGCGGTGGTGGCCGCCATGGTCGAGCAGGCGCGCCCGGACGTGGTCGTGCACCTGGCCGGCATCGCCTTCGTCGGCCATGCCGACGCCGAACAGTTCTATCGCGTGAACGTGGCCGGCACCCGCAACCTGCTGGAAGCGCTGGCGGCGTGTGCGCACAAGCCGTCCTGCGTGCTGCTGGCCTCGTCCGCCAACATCTACGGCAATGCCCGCGTGGCGCTGATCGACGAGGACGTGGCGCCGATGCCGGCCAACGACTACGCCGTCAGCAAGCTGGCCATGGAATACATGGCGCGCCTGTGGATGGACCGCCTGCCGATCGTGATCGCGCGGCCGTTCAACTATACCGGCGTCGGCCAGGGCGAACAGTTCCTGCTGCCGAAGATCGTGGCGCATTTCCGCCAGGGCGCGCGCCGCATCGAGCTGGGCAACCTGGCGATCGCACGCGATTTTTCCGACGTGCGCACCGTCGCGCGCAGCTACCGCCGCCTGCTGGCGGCGGCCCCGGCCGGCGGCACCTTCAATATCTGTTCCGGCCAGTCGCATGCGCTGCAGAGCGTGATCGACATGATGAGCGACATCGCCGGTTATCGTATCGAGGTGCACGTGAACCCGGCCTTCGTGCGCGCCAACGAGGTGCAGACCCTGGCCGGCAGCAACGCCAGGCTGGCCGCGGCCACCGGCCCGGTCGAGCCGGTGCCGCTGGTCGAGACGCTGCGCTGGATGTACCGCGCGTGA
- the gmd gene encoding GDP-mannose 4,6-dehydratase, producing the protein MHTTKKALITGITGQDGAYLAQLLLEKGYHVTGTFRRSSSVNFWRIEELGIQNHPNLALVEYDLTDLSSSIRLIESSRPDEVYNLAAQSFVGVSFEQPVTTATITGIGAVNLLEAIRIVHPKARFYQASTSEMFGKVQAVPQVESTPFYPRSPYGVAKLYAHWMTVNYRESYGIFGSSGILFNHESPLRGREFVTRKITDSVAKIVLNKLDVLELGNLDAKRDWGYAREYVEGMWRILQARDPDTFVLATNRTETVRDFVGMAFKAAGIDVEWSGQGEGETGRCARSGKLLVRVSPKFYRPAEVDLLIGDASKAQRELGWKAGTTLEQLCQMMVEADLRRNELGFSF; encoded by the coding sequence ATGCACACAACAAAAAAAGCCCTGATCACCGGGATTACCGGCCAGGATGGCGCCTACCTGGCGCAACTGCTCCTGGAAAAAGGGTATCACGTGACCGGCACCTTCCGCCGGTCCAGTTCGGTCAACTTCTGGCGCATCGAGGAACTCGGCATCCAGAACCACCCGAACCTGGCGCTGGTCGAATACGACCTGACCGACTTGTCCTCAAGCATCCGCCTGATCGAGAGCAGCCGTCCGGACGAAGTCTACAACCTGGCGGCGCAAAGCTTCGTCGGCGTTTCCTTCGAGCAGCCGGTGACCACCGCCACCATCACCGGCATCGGCGCGGTCAACCTGCTCGAGGCGATCCGCATCGTGCATCCGAAGGCGCGCTTCTACCAGGCTTCGACGTCCGAAATGTTCGGCAAGGTGCAGGCCGTGCCGCAAGTCGAAAGCACCCCGTTCTACCCGCGCAGCCCATACGGCGTGGCCAAGCTGTACGCGCACTGGATGACCGTCAACTACCGCGAATCCTACGGCATCTTCGGCTCCTCGGGCATCCTGTTCAACCACGAGTCGCCGCTGCGCGGCCGCGAGTTCGTCACCCGCAAGATCACCGACTCGGTCGCCAAGATCGTGCTCAACAAGCTCGACGTGCTCGAACTGGGCAACCTGGACGCCAAGCGCGACTGGGGCTATGCGCGCGAATACGTGGAAGGCATGTGGCGCATCCTGCAGGCGCGCGACCCGGATACCTTCGTGCTGGCTACCAACCGTACCGAAACCGTGCGCGACTTCGTCGGCATGGCATTCAAGGCGGCCGGCATCGACGTCGAATGGAGCGGCCAGGGCGAAGGCGAAACCGGCCGCTGCGCGCGCAGCGGCAAGCTGCTGGTGCGCGTATCGCCCAAGTTCTACCGTCCGGCCGAGGTCGACCTCCTGATCGGCGACGCTTCCAAGGCGCAGCGCGAACTGGGCTGGAAGGCCGGCACCACGCTCGAGCAACTGTGCCAGATGATGGTCGAGGCCGACCTGCGCCGCAACGAACTGGGCTTTTCCTTCTGA